TGTACATTGTGAAATAGAATCGAATACGCTCACAGTTTACCGAAATAAACCCTGACGTTCAGGCACTCAAGAGTTTGAGTTCGAGCGGAGGTGGCCCTCAGGAAGAGCGACCGCCCAAGGCCTGACCTACAGAGCCTGGCGTCGACTGAAGCAGCCGGGGCGAGCTGTCAGTCACAGCCCAGATTGACAGCGGAAGCTTCCGGTTCCGCGCGACGGCAGAAACCCGCCGGGGGGGGCCCCTCaggtgttgctgctgctgcggTCGGTCGTGGGGCTGGAGGACTGTCCCGAGCCCAGCTGGAACCCCCTGAACAGGCTCATCACCCTCTTCTTGTAGGTCTTGATGGCGAAGAAGTAGATGACCGGGTCCAGGCAGCAGTTGAGGTTCATCAGGGAGACGGTGACCTGCAGCGACATCTTGAAGGCCTTCATCTCGTCGCAAGACGGCCGCCGCCGCAAGCCGCGGGCCATGAACTGCGCCACGTTGAGGTGGTAGGGGCTGAAGCACAGGACGAAGGCCAGGAGGATGATCAGGATGATGCTGTTGGCCCTGTGGCTGTGCGGGGACCGGCTGCTGGCCGGGTTCTGCCTCGCCTTCCTGGACAGCTTCCGCCTGATCTGCGTGTAGCAGCCCAGGATGACCACCAGGGGGAGGCCGTAGCCGACGGCGCAGGCCGCGAGGATCAGGTAGGGCAGGGAGGCGGACTCGCCCAGGCTGAAGTACTCCATGCAGGCCCGCTTGCCCGCAGTCTCCACCAGAGTGGTCCGGAGGAGCAGGGGGGCGTTCTCCAGCAGGACCACCAACCACACCAGGACGCAGACGCCGCGCACGGCCCTAGGCCGCCTCAGGTAGAGCAGCCGGTGTGGGTGCACCATGGCCAGGTAGCGGTCCAGGCTGATGCAGGTCATGAAGGCGATGCCCGCGTAGGTGTTGGCGTAGAACACCATGGCGGTCAGCCTGCAGGTGAAGTCGCCGAAGGGCCAGTCGAACCCGCGGACGTAGTAGGCGATCCTCCCGGGCAGGGCCAGGGTGAACAGGGCGTCGGACGCGGCCAGGTTCACCAGGTACAGGGACGTGGACTTGAACTTCTGCTGCTTGCGCCAGGTGACGTAGAGGATCAGGCTGTTCCCGGAGACGCTGAACAGGAAGACCAGGATGTAGAAGATGGGGAACAGCATCTGGGCTGTCTCGGTGTAGATGTACACGTTGCAGCTCTGGTTGGCGCTGGAGTTCGCATCGATTGCAGCGCTCATGGTGAACTCACTGAGGAAAAAAGTGATTTTGGCTCATTTCACTTTGATAGGCATTGTGTTTTCTTCTTGCTTACAATTTGACTTAATGCAATTTGTACTGTTATCTAGTCACCatgtaatgcaaaaaaaagtacATGACACAATGACGTAcctagaaaacaacaaaaaacagcaatacaTCATAACATATGAAGTATTAAAAATGTAGTGCTTCTGTTATCCTGCCGTGACGTTCCCTTTCACCTATGTAGCACTGCACGTACAGTATACAACCTATTACTTCACAGTAAGCTGTGTACATGTTGTACTGTGTATGGTGCTGCTGTTGGTTATAGTGCATATCATTTATAGAGGAGTGCCTGTTTGTAGATGTCTCACTTCTACACgagggcgacattagctcatgtggtaagagcagtcggctgGCAATCAGAGGGTTTCTGGTTCAATCTCAccctgtgtcaaagtgtccctgagcaagacacctaactcccaaatgctcctgatgacctggttggtgccttgcatggcagccaatgagtgcatgtgtgaatgggtgaatgagaagcatcaagtgTACAGcggtttggataaaggcgctatataaatgccatccaTTTGGCATTATACAAGTTATATGAGACAAAACCAAGAAGTATGTGAGCCCTTGTCACTCCCATGGAAGTGCTTTCAAACGAAGAGGAGAAAAAGCAATAATGGCTCTGCTAGGAATGTCTATCCTCCAGGACATTACTGTACAAAGTTACTGCCATTGTCTGAAACTTCAGTGTGCAGTCAGACTAGATAGTATCTTTTAACGTCATGACAACATTTACAggcttttatcttttatatagaATGACATATGACATCACATCACAGCTATTTTCCTGCTGGGCAGCAACACATCCTCCTCCATATTCTGACCTTTTTAAATGAGAAGAACTGTGAAAGAGTTCCTAAACATCAAATTTGGATTGAAAGAAGTTTAAAATTTgttgaagaaaatgtgaaacatAAATGTTTATGATTGAagccacatacatacatacattagtTAACTATGTACGTGAATACACAGTGGTTACATTGATCCAGTCCACAATTAAACACACTTAATCAGTAAATGAAAAGGTTGGTGATTGATTTGTTCCACTCTTAGCACAAGACAGTTAAATGCGCGGTTATAGCACTTACTGTGTGTTGAAGATTCTCCTTTCTACTATCGAGCAAACGTGCCTGTGCGACCGACTCCTCGGGAACACGATGGTGAAGTGAGAGAGGATGTGGTCTGAAAGCGTGAATTTACCTTTTCAACGCATCACTCCTGACATGCAGGGGTGACCACATGAAGGTTATTTTCTTTAAAGGAAGCTCTCcacattcaaatatatttaacGTACTAATTGAACTAACTGTCAAACCGTTTAACGCTTCTCACTCATTGCTTTCCCTGGGTACTTATTTACTTCTTGATTAAACtctaattattttaattccCTATATAAGAATGCAGGGTAAACTATTGCTAGTTTAAAAACAGCTGCTCTTTTTGCCTTTTAAGTTGTTATTGACGATAATGTTGAAACCACTGTTGTTTCCCTTCCTTGTTGTTTTCCTAATTTCACCTTTTGGTTTGCGAGAGTTTGATGAGAGTTTGATTTTTTCCTTGACTAATGTCGTGACAATAGTGTATAACTTGACATCATGATTTCCACTAGTAAGGCAGCCTGTACCCTAGgagctaagatacatgactgggacccagaaggttggtggttcaagccctgttgtagccactataagatccacacagcttaaccccacattgcaccaggggggattgtcccctgccttGTCTTATCAACTGTGAActaagctttggataaaagtttcagctaaataactgtaatgtaatgtcatctgAAGACCGAGCTGAGTTTCTTTATTAATAACAACTGGGGCTGTCCAAATCGCCGTCTTTGACACAGATATAACCGTGttctttcattgtttcattttactcATTGCAGTCTACACTGAAAATACAATGACACACAGGGGTTTTTTGGAAGAGAATGTGCCTTGATGATTATATTAGTAGTTGAATTCAATTTGATTAAAAGCTCAGGGAAATGTCTGCCCCTAGGGGTGATGATTTCATGGTGGACTTATATGTTGAAAAGCTTAGAAGTTTAAATCACATTGAAGAATCGCATAATCACCATCTTTTCCAcatgattttcttttaaaaatcttGATTAACTTTGCAGGTTTcagattacatttgaattaatttattaatgggTGGCTTTTCTTGTTAAGGCACTGCATTCGTGTATGGATGTGTTCTATAGTCTGGTATAGAATCTAgatcaacaaaacaaatattgttcTGTATAGCTCTATAATACATCATCACCCTCCCAGATTGAATTATTGCATTGTTACTAATGGTGACAGCATCTTCTTCACTGAGAAAATACCCAACAGCCCTATAGAGACTGTTTTTTAGTGATCAAGCTTAATCTAGGATGCAGATAGCATCTCGAATGCACTATTCCATGTCCCTGTTAGTCCACCCCCGCCTGCGCTATCCGCCCAATTCAACTGATTCAGAACACTACTGCTCCACTGGTCCTCAACTGCCAGAACTCGCAGGTCTGGTCTATAGGCCTCCtagactccctccctccgctaACTTCTCATTGTTGCTAGTCCAGGACCCTCGGAGGCGGCCTTGTCCTCCTAAAAGCATTTTGTTCTTAGCCCAGTGACACGCTTCGCGGTCTAGAATCGGAATCCTGACGGTGCACGAGCTCAATGTGCCTGTAGCAGCTCCGCGGGGTAGCGAGTGCTAATTGGCGTTAGCTTTAGCACCGTAGCTTTTTGCACCCAGGGGTCCCGAGACTCGGGCAGCGGGGATTGCCCTGCCTCACTGCGCAACGGTGACTCCTTTGGCCGACAGGGTACCTGTAGTCTGTCTGCGTCAGCTGAGCAGAAAGCGATGTGCTCCAGCACCGTAGCTGCGCGCCCCAGCTGGCGGACAGGCGGGGAGTGAGGCGGACGCTGGCGGAACGAGTTTAAAAATCAATACGCGGCAGCGATGGAACAGCCCTGCACTGGAAATtccaaattaagaaaataaaagaaaaatgagaacTGGCTGCAAGTTGTTAGATTTCCGTGACATGGACATTTCAAAAACTAAACTTTTATTGCAAGAACATTAACTTCATCATATTCTGATGTGTAATGAATGAACCGCTAaagcatttatacatttttcgtATCTTCTATACCAGGTTCTCAaggaaggaggtcctgggctcaaATCCCCGTcagccctcctctctgtgcggaatctgcatgttctccccgtgtcccgtttcctccgggtactccggtttcctcccacagtccaaagacatgcaggttaggctgattggagagtctaaattgtccataggtatgagtgtgtgagtgaatggtgtgtgtgccctgcgatggactggcgacctgtccagggtgtattcctgcctttcgcccaatgtatgctgggataggctccagcccccctgcgaccctgttcaggataagcgggttcagatgatggatggatggatggatgctttcTGTAGCTTTCATTTGGTAAGGACATTCTTTGAACTTGCTGATAAACAATAGTCCCATTtaaaggttttcaaacagcaCTCCGAAAAAGATTGAGAATGGCTCACTATGGTGTCTATAACACAGTGATGATCAAATAGCCTGCTGAATCTGCATAATTTGTAGTGTATTTGAGCATCGCACTGATagagcgcttttctagacactcaaacaCTTTGCACCTTAACCACCAACAGTGTGTAGCACAGCCACCAGCAGCGTGCTTACCACATGCTAACTGAAGTGAAGAGGgagttttttttgccaattgagCCAGGGGTGATTAGGTAGCAGGTCATTTGACCTGTGTGCTGGGGGTAATTTCACCTGAGGGAAgattgccccctactggccaacCATCACCACTTCCTGCAGCAAATTaattttcccaggaggtctcccatctaAGTACTAACCTAGCCCACaccttagcttcagccattcagcaggagcagtgtACCTGGTACCCCTGCATATAAATCATAAAAGTGGTGCACCTTAATTGCTCATTATTTTTCAACCATTCCTTTTCAACCACTGTTATGTACCTGTGTATTCATGTCGCATTCCATGATGGCcttggtaataataataataataataataataataataataataataataattaataatacaagaATATACAATGATTTCTACTCagcattttatgtttatgtatgtagtTAATAATTATGTTTATATAATTAATATGTCAATGTTTCGTGAGAACCCTTCATTGGTTTCAAATGTCCTGCCAATTGCCTGTCCTCCAGCGTCCCACAATCCTCCGCCTCAAAGT
This region of Conger conger chromosome 17, fConCon1.1, whole genome shotgun sequence genomic DNA includes:
- the si:ch211-184m13.4 gene encoding G-protein coupled receptor 183; this translates as MSAAIDANSSANQSCNVYIYTETAQMLFPIFYILVFLFSVSGNSLILYVTWRKQQKFKSTSLYLVNLAASDALFTLALPGRIAYYVRGFDWPFGDFTCRLTAMVFYANTYAGIAFMTCISLDRYLAMVHPHRLLYLRRPRAVRGVCVLVWLVVLLENAPLLLRTTLVETAGKRACMEYFSLGESASLPYLILAACAVGYGLPLVVILGCYTQIRRKLSRKARQNPASSRSPHSHRANSIILIILLAFVLCFSPYHLNVAQFMARGLRRRPSCDEMKAFKMSLQVTVSLMNLNCCLDPVIYFFAIKTYKKRVMSLFRGFQLGSGQSSSPTTDRSSSNT